A genomic region of Anaerolineales bacterium contains the following coding sequences:
- the alr gene encoding alanine racemase, translating to MSTINEPTISSSEIVRPTLVEVNLNRLAANFQAIRQHVAPAKVMPILKANAYGHGLLRVAQLMESLAADYLGVAVLEEGILLRQNGVQSPILVLGGILGNQVPGFLKHDLTITASSADKLFQVDEIAAQMGVKARVHLKIDTGMERIGVHYYSAQPFLEAALKCRSIAIEGIYSHFANADRTDLADARQQLERFQEVLDFFERHSLPNPPLRHMANSPAILQLPEAHFDIVRPGLLLYGVYPSFEIPHSVVVRPALSWKSRVVYFKVILPGHPVGYGSTWQTDRMVRAVTVPVGYGDGYFRSMSSKAKVLLRGKKYPVVGRISMDQIVVNIEWDSAYNDDEVILIGEADGLSITCEDLADWAGTIPYEILTNINTRVPRVYTGD from the coding sequence ATGTCGACCATCAATGAACCCACGATAAGTTCGAGCGAGATCGTTCGACCAACCCTGGTAGAAGTCAACCTGAACCGGTTGGCGGCTAACTTTCAGGCTATCCGCCAGCATGTGGCGCCAGCCAAAGTCATGCCAATCCTCAAGGCCAACGCTTACGGTCATGGGCTGCTGCGCGTAGCCCAGCTGATGGAATCACTGGCGGCTGATTATCTGGGGGTTGCCGTTCTGGAAGAGGGCATCCTCCTGCGCCAGAATGGCGTTCAGTCACCCATCCTGGTCCTGGGGGGGATCCTGGGCAACCAGGTGCCAGGCTTCCTGAAACATGACCTGACCATCACCGCCTCATCGGCAGACAAGTTATTCCAGGTGGATGAGATCGCTGCGCAAATGGGCGTGAAAGCCCGCGTGCATCTCAAGATCGATACCGGAATGGAGCGCATCGGGGTGCATTATTACAGCGCGCAACCATTCCTGGAAGCTGCCTTAAAATGCCGCTCGATAGCCATTGAAGGGATTTACTCGCACTTCGCAAATGCTGATCGGACTGATTTAGCCGACGCTCGACAGCAGCTGGAGCGTTTCCAGGAGGTGCTAGACTTTTTTGAGCGTCACAGCCTGCCCAACCCGCCCCTGCGGCACATGGCGAATTCCCCGGCCATCCTGCAGTTACCTGAAGCGCACTTCGATATCGTCCGACCCGGGCTTCTGCTCTACGGGGTTTACCCTTCATTTGAGATCCCTCACAGCGTGGTTGTCAGGCCTGCTCTCAGCTGGAAGTCGCGCGTGGTGTATTTCAAGGTCATCCTGCCCGGTCACCCGGTGGGCTACGGTTCCACCTGGCAGACGGACCGTATGGTACGAGCCGTCACCGTGCCGGTGGGTTATGGGGATGGTTATTTTCGCAGCATGTCATCTAAAGCGAAGGTGCTGCTGCGAGGGAAAAAATACCCGGTCGTGGGGCGCATCTCGATGGACCAGATTGTGGTCAATATCGAGTGGGATAGCGCTTATAACGATGACGAAGTTATCCTGATCGGAGAAGCCGACGGCCTATCAATCACCTGTGAAGACCTGGCCGATTGGGCTGGGACGATTCCCTACGAAATCCTGACCAATATCAATACGCGCGTGCCGCGCGTCTATACGGGCGATTAA
- a CDS encoding EamA family transporter: MKNQGYWLVLVAACLWGTNGTAQALAPEGAQPIIIGTLRIILGGLTLLAFAAWRKTLRDGKRWAFLPTLVAAFSIAAYQVFFFAGVARTGVAVGTIVGIGSTPILAGPIGYLVRRERPTARWAIATALGVIGCTLLITAGEKIHVDPLGIFLAICAGGSYAVFTTMSKGLIEEHAPEAVMAVTFSVGALLLTPLLLTANLSWLAEPSGRLVILHLGVITAAVGYTLYARGLRLIPVSTTATLTLGEPLTAGLLGVFFLHEPITEPALLGILLIFSGLAVLSTEKAKPSHQVA, translated from the coding sequence ATGAAAAACCAGGGGTATTGGCTGGTTCTGGTAGCGGCCTGTCTGTGGGGAACCAACGGCACAGCCCAGGCGTTAGCCCCGGAAGGTGCACAACCCATCATCATCGGTACCCTGCGCATCATCCTGGGAGGGCTTACCCTTTTAGCGTTTGCTGCCTGGCGAAAAACCCTGCGTGACGGAAAGCGCTGGGCGTTCCTGCCTACATTGGTGGCCGCATTCTCGATAGCGGCTTACCAGGTTTTCTTCTTCGCTGGGGTAGCCCGCACGGGAGTGGCAGTGGGAACGATCGTGGGTATCGGCAGCACACCCATCCTGGCGGGCCCAATCGGTTACCTGGTGCGCCGAGAAAGACCAACAGCCCGATGGGCGATCGCAACCGCCCTGGGTGTGATCGGCTGCACGCTGCTTATTACAGCGGGTGAAAAAATCCATGTGGATCCGTTGGGAATTTTCCTGGCCATCTGCGCAGGCGGGTCGTATGCAGTGTTCACCACAATGAGCAAAGGACTGATCGAAGAACATGCCCCGGAGGCCGTCATGGCTGTCACTTTCTCCGTGGGGGCGTTACTACTCACACCGTTGCTGCTCACGGCCAACCTCAGTTGGCTGGCAGAACCTTCAGGCAGGTTAGTCATCCTACACCTGGGCGTGATCACTGCCGCAGTGGGTTACACGCTGTATGCGCGTGGTCTGCGTCTGATCCCGGTATCCACTACCGCCACGCTCACCCTGGGTGAGCCTCTGACTGCCGGGCTTTTAGGGGTTTTCTTTTTACACGAGCCGATAACCGAACCCGCTTTATTGGGTATCCTCTTGATCTTCTCAGGCCTGGCGGTGCTTTCAACAGAGAAGGCTAAACCGTCCCATCAAGTTGCCTAA
- a CDS encoding hydrogenase — MSDYLQTNPMLPYLGTLVEVKDIATEIKLFKVAMQNGGTEAFHDYKPGQFAFVSSFGAGEAPFGIANIPQNDEPILDFAINRLGSVTTDLHELGVGDTVGVRGPMGNGFPMEKFKDKNLIVIGGGIGGAPLRPVIQSVMAHRNDYRDFIILWAARNPSLLVFTDEYDQWRATPNTELHLTVDQGDSTWTDNVGLITQLLEKVAPSPRNTITITCGPPIMIHFVNRVLVDKLNFKPEQNYVTLEARMHCGIGKCGRCNLGSKLICVDGPVFTMAEVGALLESFL; from the coding sequence ATGTCGGACTACCTGCAAACCAACCCCATGCTACCCTACCTCGGAACATTGGTCGAGGTGAAAGATATCGCCACGGAGATCAAGCTGTTTAAGGTGGCCATGCAAAATGGTGGAACTGAAGCGTTCCATGATTACAAGCCCGGCCAATTTGCATTCGTCTCATCATTTGGTGCGGGAGAAGCGCCCTTTGGGATCGCCAACATCCCCCAGAACGACGAGCCCATCCTGGATTTCGCCATCAACCGCCTGGGGAGCGTGACGACCGACCTGCACGAGCTGGGAGTGGGGGATACGGTCGGAGTGCGCGGCCCGATGGGGAACGGCTTTCCCATGGAGAAGTTCAAAGATAAAAACCTGATCGTAATTGGGGGTGGAATCGGAGGCGCGCCGCTGCGACCAGTCATCCAATCGGTGATGGCGCATCGCAACGATTACCGTGACTTCATCATCCTGTGGGCAGCCCGTAATCCTTCCCTGCTGGTTTTCACCGATGAGTACGACCAATGGCGTGCGACCCCCAACACCGAGCTGCACCTGACCGTCGACCAGGGTGACAGCACCTGGACGGATAACGTCGGCTTGATCACCCAGTTGTTGGAAAAAGTAGCCCCATCACCGCGCAATACCATCACCATCACTTGCGGCCCACCCATCATGATCCACTTCGTCAACCGCGTGCTGGTGGATAAGCTTAATTTCAAGCCCGAGCAAAATTATGTCACCCTGGAAGCACGCATGCACTGCGGAATCGGCAAATGCGGGCGGTGCAACCTGGGCAGTAAATTAATCTGCGTGGACGGGCCGGTATTCACCATGGCTGAGGTAGGCGCATTGCTGGAGAGCTTCTTGTAA
- a CDS encoding sulfite reductase, which translates to MNYLTQQELVAWLDHLAQEQTLIAPLDIAGNILYRPVSDTSEVVWDFDRSFMSVKDVFFPQTERLMLIEKLGNRVQLTETLPEGQTVIFGVRPCDARGLLTLDALFIENEPVDPYFARRRENTTLIGLACHSLGPSCFCTNLGGAPDDPSGMDIMLTPSDGGYVAEIITEKGEMISRKFPVFDGLSEIRPHPTHARKRELKIAPKEVWPAKFNDDFWAEMAERCLSCRICAYVCPSCRCFDVRDEALPGGNGHNQSERIRCWDSCNGIPYRRVAGGHNPRFMKNQRLRNRFYCKFFYFPLHYGPVSCTGCGRCIDACPVNIDITEVLGYIGRS; encoded by the coding sequence ATGAACTACCTTACGCAGCAGGAACTGGTAGCCTGGCTGGATCACCTGGCCCAAGAGCAAACCCTGATCGCCCCGCTGGACATCGCTGGGAATATCCTGTACCGTCCCGTTTCAGATACGAGCGAGGTAGTATGGGACTTTGACCGTTCATTCATGTCAGTCAAGGATGTTTTCTTCCCCCAAACCGAGCGGCTGATGCTGATCGAGAAACTGGGCAATCGGGTACAGCTTACCGAAACCCTCCCAGAAGGCCAAACGGTCATTTTCGGGGTTCGCCCATGTGATGCACGCGGCTTGTTGACCCTGGATGCCTTGTTCATCGAAAATGAGCCTGTCGACCCCTACTTTGCCCGGCGCCGTGAGAACACCACCCTGATCGGCCTTGCTTGCCATTCGCTGGGGCCGAGCTGCTTTTGCACGAACTTAGGGGGGGCCCCCGATGACCCGTCTGGGATGGATATCATGCTCACCCCTTCCGATGGTGGCTATGTAGCTGAGATCATCACTGAGAAGGGCGAGATGATCAGCAGGAAATTCCCGGTATTTGATGGCCTGTCGGAAATACGCCCGCATCCGACCCATGCCCGCAAGCGCGAGCTGAAAATTGCTCCCAAGGAAGTCTGGCCAGCGAAATTCAACGATGATTTCTGGGCTGAGATGGCTGAGCGTTGCTTGAGCTGCCGCATCTGTGCCTACGTTTGCCCCAGCTGCCGCTGCTTCGATGTGCGCGACGAGGCCCTGCCAGGCGGGAATGGTCATAACCAATCTGAACGCATCCGCTGTTGGGATTCGTGCAACGGAATCCCCTATCGACGGGTGGCTGGCGGGCACAACCCGCGTTTTATGAAAAATCAGCGCCTGCGCAACCGCTTCTACTGCAAGTTTTTTTACTTCCCACTACATTATGGACCGGTTTCCTGCACGGGTTGCGGACGCTGCATTGATGCCTGCCCGGTGAATATCGATATCACCGAGGTTCTGGGATACATTGGGAGGAGCTGA
- a CDS encoding disulfide reductase has protein sequence MKPTTRGSPKIGVYICHCGTNIAGMVDVEALSNHAATLGNVKIARHYTYMCSDPGQALIKDDIRNEGLDRVVVASCSPLMHESTFRRACGEAGLNPFLFQMTNIREHCSWVSDDPQSATQKARALVSAAVERVQYNLPLEARQVDMKQSAMVVGAGIAGIEAALRLADAGKHVYLVERQPSIGGHMAQLYKTFPTLDCAAUILTPKMVSVGRHENITLLSYSEVESVSGYVGNFSVKVRRKPRYVDEDTCTGCGTCVEKCPWKKISSEFDLGLGSRPAIYFPFAQAVPRVPVIDTQNCAYFQKGKCRACEKFCLTGSINFEQQEEHLDIDVGAIILATGFKDFEAQRIHEYGYGELDNVVTSMELERLINTGGPTIGEVRLKDGRKPDSVAIIHCVGSRNKEYHEYCSRVCCMYSLKLAQLVRDYVGAEVHEYYRDMRAFGKGYEAFYERVERAGVHFARFDQDLPGGGLEISRHNGQLKVSSMDLYTGKPSDLLVDMVVLSTGVEPQADAAQVAQTFSISRGPDGFFLEKHPKLAPVETTTDGVYLAGACQGPKDIPDSVAQGGAAASVALSLMDAGHVTLEPFTTYIDQSKCGGCRTCEGLCPYHAIEMMELEGRLVAYVNEVLCKGCGACAAACPAQAAIQNGFTQEQILAEIDGILSVVNLSVISEQEVA, from the coding sequence ATGAAACCTACCACTAGAGGTAGCCCAAAGATTGGTGTATATATCTGCCATTGTGGAACCAATATTGCCGGGATGGTGGATGTGGAGGCGCTGAGCAACCACGCGGCTACATTGGGAAACGTCAAGATCGCAAGGCACTACACTTATATGTGTTCAGATCCAGGCCAGGCTCTCATCAAGGATGACATCCGTAATGAGGGTCTGGATCGCGTTGTAGTGGCCTCCTGCTCTCCACTGATGCATGAATCCACGTTTCGGAGGGCATGTGGTGAAGCTGGGTTGAACCCCTTCCTGTTCCAGATGACCAATATCCGGGAGCACTGCTCCTGGGTGTCGGATGATCCGCAGTCTGCCACGCAAAAAGCCAGGGCTCTCGTCTCTGCAGCCGTCGAACGCGTACAGTACAACCTGCCGCTGGAAGCACGCCAGGTGGACATGAAACAATCCGCCATGGTAGTTGGAGCTGGCATTGCTGGGATCGAAGCTGCCCTACGCCTGGCGGATGCCGGCAAACACGTCTATCTGGTGGAGAGGCAGCCGAGTATTGGCGGGCACATGGCCCAGCTGTACAAGACCTTCCCAACGCTAGACTGTGCCGCTTGAATTCTCACTCCCAAAATGGTGTCCGTCGGACGCCACGAAAACATCACCCTGCTGAGCTACAGCGAGGTCGAGTCGGTATCAGGCTATGTTGGCAATTTTTCCGTCAAGGTGCGTCGCAAACCACGCTATGTGGATGAAGACACGTGCACTGGCTGCGGGACGTGTGTGGAAAAATGCCCTTGGAAAAAGATCTCATCTGAATTCGACCTGGGGTTGGGAAGCCGACCGGCCATCTATTTCCCATTTGCCCAAGCTGTGCCACGCGTGCCCGTGATCGATACCCAGAATTGCGCCTATTTCCAAAAGGGTAAATGCCGGGCATGCGAAAAATTCTGCCTGACCGGATCGATCAATTTTGAGCAACAGGAAGAGCACCTTGACATCGATGTTGGGGCAATCATCCTGGCGACGGGCTTCAAGGATTTCGAAGCCCAGCGTATCCATGAGTACGGTTACGGCGAACTGGACAACGTGGTGACCAGCATGGAGCTGGAGCGCCTGATCAATACCGGTGGGCCAACCATCGGGGAAGTGCGCCTCAAAGACGGCCGCAAGCCGGACAGCGTTGCCATCATCCATTGTGTGGGCAGCCGGAACAAGGAATACCATGAATACTGCTCGCGGGTGTGCTGCATGTATTCCCTCAAGCTGGCCCAGCTGGTGCGCGATTATGTGGGTGCGGAAGTTCATGAGTATTACCGCGACATGCGCGCCTTCGGAAAAGGATACGAAGCTTTCTATGAACGCGTGGAACGGGCAGGGGTTCACTTTGCCCGCTTCGACCAGGATTTGCCAGGAGGCGGCCTGGAGATCAGCCGCCATAATGGCCAGCTAAAAGTTTCGAGCATGGACCTGTACACCGGGAAACCCTCGGACCTGCTGGTGGATATGGTGGTGTTAAGCACCGGCGTTGAGCCACAGGCAGATGCGGCTCAGGTGGCCCAAACCTTCAGCATCAGCCGCGGCCCCGATGGCTTTTTCCTCGAGAAACATCCCAAATTGGCCCCAGTTGAGACCACGACAGACGGTGTTTACCTGGCGGGTGCCTGCCAGGGTCCAAAGGATATCCCCGATAGTGTCGCACAGGGAGGCGCGGCTGCCTCAGTAGCCCTCTCACTGATGGATGCCGGGCACGTAACCCTAGAACCTTTTACAACCTATATCGACCAATCCAAGTGCGGAGGCTGCCGTACCTGCGAAGGCTTATGCCCCTATCACGCCATTGAGATGATGGAGCTGGAAGGACGGTTGGTGGCATATGTCAATGAGGTGTTATGCAAGGGATGTGGTGCCTGCGCGGCAGCTTGCCCAGCTCAGGCTGCCATCCAAAATGGCTTTACCCAGGAGCAGATCCTGGCTGAAATTGATGGAATCCTATCGGTAGTGAATTTATCTGTAATCTCTGAGCAGGAGGTGGCATGA
- the recO gene encoding DNA repair protein RecO, whose product MDWHDYNNLMPDRTRSQRVEAIVLRHSDWGEADRLLWLFTRELGKVKVIAKGVRKPRSRKAGHLEPFTRVELMLAQGRDLPIVTQAEARDVHPALRENLVRVGYASYVVELLDRFTYEEGENHALYRLLSETLSRINKETEPAFAVRYYEVRLLDLAGFRPQLLGCVNCGDEIKAEDQYFSFEKGGVICPRCGAKEGGIRPVSVQALRILRHFQRSNYAEAQRLTLSSNIDRELESMMGNYLTYLLERGLNSPAFLKQVKKITESGEN is encoded by the coding sequence TTGGATTGGCACGATTATAATAATCTCATGCCAGACCGCACACGTTCCCAACGGGTGGAGGCTATCGTTCTCCGTCATAGCGATTGGGGAGAGGCTGACCGCTTACTGTGGCTATTCACGCGCGAGTTGGGAAAGGTAAAGGTCATTGCAAAAGGCGTCCGCAAGCCCCGCTCACGCAAAGCCGGTCACCTGGAACCGTTTACGCGTGTGGAGCTAATGTTGGCTCAGGGTCGCGATCTGCCTATCGTCACCCAGGCAGAAGCCAGGGATGTCCACCCGGCGCTGCGTGAAAATCTGGTGCGGGTGGGATATGCCTCGTATGTGGTTGAGTTGCTGGACCGTTTCACATATGAAGAAGGCGAGAACCATGCCTTATACCGCCTATTGAGTGAAACCCTTTCTCGAATCAATAAGGAAACTGAGCCAGCCTTTGCAGTACGCTATTATGAGGTCAGGCTGCTTGACCTGGCCGGATTCCGCCCTCAGCTGCTTGGCTGCGTAAATTGCGGGGATGAAATTAAGGCGGAAGACCAGTACTTCTCATTCGAGAAGGGAGGGGTGATCTGCCCCAGGTGTGGTGCCAAAGAAGGGGGCATTCGCCCGGTGAGCGTGCAGGCATTGCGCATCTTACGTCATTTCCAGCGCTCAAATTACGCTGAAGCGCAACGCCTGACGCTGTCATCAAATATTGACCGTGAGCTGGAAAGTATGATGGGGAATTACCTGACCTACCTCCTTGAGAGGGGTCTGAACTCGCCGGCGTTTTTAAAGCAGGTGAAGAAGATCACTGAGTCCGGAGAAAATTGA
- a CDS encoding 50S ribosomal protein L9 has protein sequence MKVLLLKDVYKLGRAGDVKRVADGYGRNYLLPQGMAVLATPEALKMSERIREKANVQRAIVNEEMDTVAKQIVGLTLAFPAKASETGKLYGSVTTQMIADAIKAKAGVEIARRQIDSQPLRMLGEYKVHIRLTVDLIPTIDVIVYREGEAFTPSTTPVTTPATAPATTGKPAPVVEELEAEEEPAAEPEDE, from the coding sequence ATGAAAGTACTCCTCCTGAAAGACGTATACAAATTAGGTCGTGCTGGTGATGTTAAGCGGGTTGCCGATGGCTATGGCCGTAACTACCTGCTTCCGCAAGGTATGGCGGTGTTGGCCACACCCGAGGCGTTGAAAATGTCTGAGCGCATCCGGGAAAAAGCCAATGTCCAGCGTGCCATTGTGAACGAAGAGATGGACACTGTTGCCAAGCAGATTGTTGGGCTCACCCTGGCATTCCCTGCCAAGGCTTCCGAAACTGGCAAATTGTATGGTTCTGTGACGACCCAGATGATCGCCGATGCCATCAAGGCCAAAGCTGGTGTAGAAATTGCCCGTCGGCAGATCGATTCACAACCCCTACGTATGCTGGGCGAATACAAGGTGCACATCCGCCTTACCGTCGACCTGATCCCCACCATCGATGTCATTGTCTACCGTGAAGGTGAAGCCTTCACTCCTTCTACAACCCCGGTTACCACCCCGGCTACCGCTCCGGCTACGACTGGCAAGCCCGCCCCCGTGGTTGAAGAGCTCGAGGCGGAAGAAGAACCGGCTGCCGAACCCGAAGATGAATGA
- the rimO gene encoding 30S ribosomal protein S12 methylthiotransferase RimO, with protein MKNKSFHMISLGCAKNTVDSASMAQLLAVGGYQSTDDPAAARVLIVNTCGFIGPAREESYEVLQELADKKQAGQLLIAAGCLTQRYGAEVTRRVKGIDGILGTRRWMDILEVVEALRHDKHPEPLYHLPEVPTVGKDEHGVLRAGIQGNSAFIKIADGCRRPCAFCAIPLIKGTAVSRPMEVIIDEARQLSEMGMHELNLIAQDTTDYGYDLGMKDGLARLLEHLTVAVPAIDWIRIMYAYPGYVTDRLIEVMASKPQVLHYLDMPLQHAHPDTLRRMKRPANIDWVYHTLEKMRVAMPDLALRTTFIVGYPGETEQEFQALLDFVKEIQFDRVGTFQFSFEPGTASELLGDPVPAEVKEERYDRLMALQQDISMASNQRLMGKVLDVLFEGQGDGLSLGRSYRDAPEIDGLVIVEGEALPGELLPVRITGAMPYDLSGTLLHKRGK; from the coding sequence ATGAAAAATAAATCATTTCACATGATCTCACTTGGGTGTGCCAAGAATACCGTCGATTCGGCCTCGATGGCGCAGCTACTCGCGGTTGGTGGTTACCAATCGACTGACGACCCAGCTGCGGCTCGCGTGTTGATTGTCAACACTTGTGGTTTTATCGGGCCTGCCAGGGAAGAGTCATATGAAGTACTACAGGAGCTGGCCGATAAGAAACAGGCTGGGCAACTCCTGATTGCTGCAGGTTGCCTGACCCAGCGTTATGGGGCTGAAGTGACCCGCAGGGTGAAGGGGATCGATGGCATCCTGGGTACCCGGCGCTGGATGGATATCCTTGAGGTGGTGGAGGCATTACGCCATGACAAGCACCCTGAACCGTTGTATCACCTGCCTGAAGTGCCCACCGTCGGCAAGGATGAACATGGCGTGCTGCGTGCGGGGATCCAGGGGAATAGTGCCTTCATCAAAATCGCCGATGGATGCCGCCGCCCGTGTGCCTTTTGTGCCATCCCGCTCATCAAAGGCACGGCGGTCAGCCGGCCGATGGAGGTGATCATCGACGAAGCCCGCCAGCTCAGCGAGATGGGCATGCATGAGCTTAACCTCATTGCCCAGGATACGACCGATTACGGGTATGACTTGGGGATGAAGGATGGGCTGGCCCGCCTGCTTGAGCATCTGACCGTTGCCGTACCAGCCATTGACTGGATTCGTATCATGTATGCCTACCCTGGCTATGTGACTGACCGGCTGATCGAGGTGATGGCCTCCAAACCCCAGGTATTGCACTACCTGGATATGCCCTTGCAACACGCCCACCCAGATACCCTGCGCAGGATGAAACGCCCTGCCAACATTGATTGGGTCTACCACACCCTGGAGAAGATGCGAGTTGCAATGCCTGACCTGGCCCTGCGCACGACTTTCATTGTGGGCTATCCGGGTGAAACAGAGCAAGAATTTCAAGCCCTGTTGGATTTTGTGAAGGAAATCCAGTTCGATCGGGTTGGCACCTTCCAATTCTCTTTTGAGCCGGGTACAGCCAGCGAGCTGCTGGGTGATCCTGTGCCTGCTGAGGTGAAGGAAGAACGCTATGATCGTCTCATGGCGCTCCAGCAGGATATTTCAATGGCAAGCAACCAGCGCTTGATGGGAAAGGTGTTGGATGTGCTTTTCGAAGGTCAGGGGGATGGCCTGTCTTTGGGACGCAGTTACCGGGATGCTCCAGAAATTGACGGTCTGGTCATCGTGGAAGGAGAAGCACTACCTGGTGAGCTTCTACCGGTGCGAATCACTGGTGCGATGCCATACGATTTGAGCGGAACTTTGCTCCACAAGCGGGGAAAATAA
- a CDS encoding succinate dehydrogenase iron-sulfur subunit, whose product MEVKVKVFRFNPEQDKKPHYETYKLEAQPTDRVLDMLEYIKGYYDGTLSFRRSCAHGICGSDAMRINGRNYLACKALLKDLHTNKLTVEPILGLRVIKDLIVDMEKFFEHYKSVMPYFINNDPPPAQERLQTIEDRERFDDTTKCILCACCTTSCPIFWASDNYIGPQAIVAAHRFIFDSRDQAAADRLRILNDQFGVYRCHTIFNCTECCPREIEITQAIGEVKAAIMTGKV is encoded by the coding sequence ATGGAAGTAAAAGTAAAAGTCTTCCGCTTCAATCCTGAACAAGACAAGAAACCTCATTACGAAACCTACAAACTGGAGGCCCAACCCACCGACCGAGTCTTGGACATGCTGGAGTATATCAAGGGTTACTATGACGGCACCCTTTCCTTCAGGCGTTCATGCGCGCATGGTATATGCGGCTCGGATGCGATGCGGATCAACGGGCGAAATTACCTGGCCTGTAAAGCGCTGCTTAAAGACCTGCACACCAATAAGCTCACCGTGGAGCCCATCCTGGGATTGCGCGTAATCAAAGACCTGATCGTGGATATGGAGAAATTCTTCGAGCATTATAAATCGGTGATGCCATATTTCATCAACAACGATCCCCCACCTGCCCAGGAGCGCTTGCAGACGATTGAAGATCGCGAGCGCTTCGACGATACAACCAAGTGCATCCTGTGCGCCTGCTGCACCACTTCATGCCCGATCTTTTGGGCGAGTGATAATTACATTGGCCCGCAGGCCATTGTAGCTGCCCACCGCTTCATTTTCGACAGCCGCGACCAGGCCGCAGCTGACCGCCTCAGGATCCTGAATGACCAGTTCGGTGTCTACCGCTGCCACACAATCTTCAACTGCACCGAATGCTGCCCGCGCGAAATCGAAATCACCCAGGCAATCGGCGAGGTAAAAGCTGCCATCATGACGGGCAAAGTGTGA